In the genome of Actinobacillus lignieresii, the window GTCATACCTTGCTTAGCAATCGTCAATATGGCAGCGGAAAACATATAGATAATCATCGCCACCAACACTTTATCACTAAAGAGGCTTTTAAATTCTTTGGCTGAAAGAAATGCCACATTTTTGAACCAACGTAACATATTACTTTTCCTGTTTTTTTAATGCCAAAGTGGCAAGAGTGAGGTAAACAAAATAAATGAGGGCTAGAGCTAAATAACTCTGCTCAAATTGAGTAAAACTTAATCCTTTAGTAAAACCGCCTAAGCTGATTTGTTGAAACCATGCTCCCGGGAAGATTTTAGAAACCAGTTGAACACTAGCGTCCAGCCGTGAAACAGGATACATCACACCGGAAAAATTGACCGACGGGATCATTGATACAATTGCCGCTACAAAAATTGCAGCGACTTGTGATTTCACAAAACTTGAAACGAGCAAACCAAAGCCGGTGGATGCGCAGATGCCTAACAAGACACCCAAGAACATTGCCGGAATTGAGCCTTTAATCGGAACATCAAATACTATTATTGCAGTTAGCACCAACACTAAATAGCTTACAAAGGCTAAAACGATATAAGGCAGTTGCTTGCCAAATAAAAACTGAAAGGGCGAAGCCGGCGAGCCGTATAGATTCATAATAGAACCAATCTCTTTTTCACGCACCACACTTAGTGCGGTCATCATCGTTGGGATCATCACCATGGCTAACATAATAATTCCTGGCGTCATTGCAAAAATACTTTTGAAATCTTGGTTATAAACCATTCTTGGCTCAATCAGATTATTTTGCGTGATAGTATAAAGCCTGCTTGTTTTTGCATATCTTTTACATATTGTAAGATAACACCTGTGGCCGAACCTTTTAAATTTTCTGCAGTGGAAGGAAAAGCTCCGTCAATAAACAAGCCCAGTTCCGGTTGTTGTCGGCGGAGTAGATTCCGTCCGAAGTGTGCCGGAATTTCTAAAACAACACGTACTTTACCCGCTTGTAGGACGGAGCTAATTTCATCGATCGAATATAAATTCTCTTGCAAGATGAAGTAACGTGAGCCTCGAAAGCTTTCAATTAATTTACGACTTTCCGAACTGTTATCATGATCTAATACTGCCATTTTTAACGGATTAATATCGAAGGAAATACTGGAACCCATAGCCAACAACATAATCAGCGGCCCGAGTAATGCGAATAATAAGCGGATTTTATCTCGGAGTAATTCTTTACTTTCTCGTAAAGCAAAGGTGGTGATAACAGAAAAGTAATGGGTAAATTTTTGCCAAAATTTGACCGCTTGTACCGGTTCTTCTTGAATCTCCTGAACTTCGTTGGATTCGCTTGGCATTGTGATGTCGTCCGCCTGTTCTTCTAAATATTTAATGAAGGCTTGTTCTAATGTGGCGGATTGTTTTTCAAGGCGTAACGCTTCAGGCGAACCAACCGCTAAAACTTTGCCTCGATGCATAAGAGAAATCCGATCGCAATGTGCCGCTTCATTCATAAAATGGGTAGTGACGAAAATAGTGATGTGATCTTCACGTGAAAGTTTAATCAAATAGAACCAAAACATATCGCGCGCGGCAGGATCCACCCCTGATGTAGGTTCGTCTAAAATTAAGACTTCAGGTTTGTGTAAGCAAGCGGCAGCGAGTTGTAATCGTTGGCGAATCCCCAGCGGTAAATCGGCCGGTGTATATTCTGCCGCCTCTAATAAATCAAATTGCGTTAATGCCGCTTGGATTCTGCTTGACCATTCATCTTTCGGCAGTTGATAAAGTTTAGCGTGTAATGCAAGGTTTTCTTTAACACTCAATTCTTCATACAACGAAAAGGCTTGCGACATATAGCCTACCCGTTTACGAGTATCAATATCGCCGGCATTGATAGGCTGACCTAACAATGTCGCCTCGCCTTCGGTAGGATCTAGTAGGCCGGTTAGCATTTTCATCGTAGTGGATTTACCGCAACCGTTTGAACCGAGGAAGCCAAAGATTTCACCTTTGGCAATTTCAAAACTGACATTATCTACGGAAATAAAATCACCGAATTTTTTGGTTAAATTTTTAGCAATAATAACGGGCGATTCATGCGGTGAATATTGGAATGGCGGAATTTTAATACCGTTTTCCGCTCCTCGTTTTTCCGGTGGCAATAATTTGATATATGCCTGCTCAAGATTTTGTACTTGCATTTCTGCAATGAGTTGTCGAGTGGGTTTATGAGCAATAATTTTGCCGTTATCCATCGCTAAGACGTGCGCAAAATTTTCGGCTTCATCAATATAAGCGGTTGCAACAATTACCGTCATTTCCGGCGATTCGGCACGTAGTTCTTTTACTAACTGCCAAAATTGGCGGCGAGAAAGCGGATCAACGCCGGTAGTCGGTTCATCTAAAATCAGTAAATCCGGATTGTGTACTAAAGCACAGCATAAGCTAAGCTTTTGTTTCATACCGCCAGATAATTTTCCTGCGGGACGATCGGCAAAGGGTAATAAGCCGGTCGCTTTAAGTAAACGTTGAATTTTAGCTCGTCGTTGTAACGGAGAAAGACCGAAGAGGCGCGCATGGAAATCGACGTTGTCGTAAATCGACAACGTGAGATAGAGATTTTTGCCTAAACCTTGCGGCATGAAGGCGATTTTGTGAGTAAGAGCTTCACGTTCGGCTTGGTTCGCAATATTTTGACCAAAGACGGTAATAGACCCATGCTGTAGGATTTTCACACCTGCAATGAGTGATAAGAGAGTGGATTTACCCACACCGTCAGGACCGATTAAGCCAACGGTTGTACCTTTTTCCAGTTCAAAAGAAATCTGTTCGAGTGCCGTTTTTTTGCCGTAAAAATGGCTGACGTTTTCTAGGCGTAGGGCAATAGTTTTCGATTGCATAATTTAATTATCGCTTGGCAGTTTAATAGCTAAATCGTCCGACCAACTTGCTTGTGTATCATATTTGACATAACCCATTGCAGTCATTCCACCTTTAAGCAGGTTTTTATGTTGTATAGCAATATCCGTTGGAATTTGTAATTTGATTTTAAACATTAACTTACTTCGCTCCTCACTGGTTTCTACCGATTTCGGCGTGAACTGTGCTTCCGAAGCTACAAAGACCACTTTCGCGGGAAACACAAAATCAGAGCCGTCAATTTTGATGCGGGCTTCATCATTTAAGCGGACTAAATTGGATTGATGGGCAGGCAGAAATACATTGAGGTAAACGGTTGAAGTGTCGAGTAAACTGACTACTTTGCCACCAATGCCAACTACGGAACCCAACGTAGCGATTTTATATTCAATACGACCGTCTAACGGCGCTCTGATTAACATATCATCGTTTTATGAATCGGCCTGTTCAGCGAATGCTTTCGCTTGATTTACCGTAGCTTCGGCTTGCGAGATGGTTGCTTGCGCTTGGGTTATTGTCGCTTGAGCTTCCGCCTTAGCCGCTTTAGCCGTTTCTACGGCTGCGAGTGACGCTTTGTAATTAGCTTGACGACGTTCCAATTCGCTGCTTGAAATTAAATTATCACGGTGCAAATTTTTCGCATTACTCAATTCTAATTTAGCGATATTGGCTTTTTGCTGTTGGGCTACGATTTCTGCATTTGCACGGCTGGCAGCTTCTGTCGCTCGACGTTTTTGTGCTTGAGCGTTATTCACAGAGGCTTCGGCTGCCGCAATTTGTGCTTGAGCAGAATTAACTTGGCTTTGCGACTGGCTGGATGAAAGACGTACAAGCGGTTGATTTTTACTTACATCTTGTCCTTCTTGGATATAAATTTCCTCTACTCGACCGGCATAAAGAGAAGCAATATCAAGACGCTCCACTTCTATACGTCCATTAACGCTGGCGATGCCTTGCAACCCATTATCGGTAGGCCAATTTTTTTGTAAAAAATAACTTCCGGCTAATGCGGCGGCAATTAAAATGACAATGGCAAATTTTTTCATAGAATTTCTCTTGCTTAAAAAGTATGTAAAAAATTCTAAAAAAATGACCGCTTATCTGCAATCAATAATAATCAATATAATGTTGCTTAAGCTGACAAAACTGGCTAAATTGTCGCTTAAATAACTTTTTAGGAGAAAATATGAAAAAAGAAGATCCTCGCATTAAGCGTACTCGAATGTTGATTCAGACCGCTTTCCTAAAATTGTTGGAAACTAAAGCATACGAAGAAATTACGGTACAAGATATCTTAGATGTTGCCGAGGTGAATCGTTCTACGTTCTATAAGCATTATCTCAACAAAGAAAAGTTGATTGGGCAAATAATCGGACGGCTTAAAGAAACGATAATTTTACCTTTATTAGAACAACGATTTAGTATTCCGACTAAAGCATTCGCTCTAGTAGCCGTGCCGATTATTAGCGAACACCGCTCGGTATTTAGGATACTTTGGCAAGTTGATACTCAGCGCATTAGTTTGAAAAAAGACTTTTTTAACTTAGTAAAAAATAAATATATCAGTGTGTCACGGCACAAATTTGATCGCACAAGTGCAGAACTGGAATTTCAAGGCACATTATTTGCCTATATTTCGGTTGGAATGTTTGAGCATATCATTCAAGGTACGGAAACGATTGACCCTGACATCGAACATCAAAATATTGAGGATGTGTTATCGTTTTTTAATATGGGATGATGCACAGAGATCGTTTTCGGCATAGTAAGTACAACTGTACTACTATGCCGCACGCCGGAGAAAATATGCTAATCGTCTTGATTAATTCGGCTGGAAACCGCACTTTGCTGGTTTTTATATTTAGCGTCTTTACGGGCATTGTAAGGTTTTGCCGCATGACCGCTTAGAATCTCAAAACTTAACGCACCGATTGCCATATTAGGACGTAGAGCAAGCGGTAATTTACCGGCATTGAAAAATTCCAATACGATTTTACCTTGCCAACCCGGATCGATTCGGTGTGCCGTTACGTGTACCATTAAACCTAAGCGAGCTAAAGAGGAGCGACCGTCTAACCAGCCGACGACATTATCCGGTAAAGTAACCGATTCTAATGTCGTTGCAAGTGCCAATTCACCCGGATGTAAGAAAAAGGCTTCGCCGTCGGCGATAATAATTTCTTCACTCATCACTTTGTGAAGCTGTGCGGTCACTTCTTCACGAGGGCCGCTTAAATCTATATAAGGTGTGGCGTGTTCACGAAAGACGCGGAAAGAATTACCTAAACGCACATCAACGGTTGCGCCGGTAATTTTTTCATTTGAAGGACGGGGAATTATTTCAATAATCCCTTCGTCTAAATAACGTTCGATATCGGTATCACATAAGCGCATAGTAAATCCTATCGTTTAGATAATAACTGTTTAATTTGAGCTTTTAAAATATTGATCGCAATACGGTTTTTACCGCCTTTCGGGACGATAATATCCGCATACTGTTTTGACGGTTCGATAAATTGTAAAAACATCGGACGCACCGTTTTACGATATTGAGCGATAACGGAATCCATCGTTCTGCCGCGTTCTACCATATCGCGCTGTAAACGGCGAATAAAGCAAATAT includes:
- a CDS encoding TetR/AcrR family transcriptional regulator, which produces MKKEDPRIKRTRMLIQTAFLKLLETKAYEEITVQDILDVAEVNRSTFYKHYLNKEKLIGQIIGRLKETIILPLLEQRFSIPTKAFALVAVPIISEHRSVFRILWQVDTQRISLKKDFFNLVKNKYISVSRHKFDRTSAELEFQGTLFAYISVGMFEHIIQGTETIDPDIEHQNIEDVLSFFNMG
- the dcd gene encoding dCTP deaminase, with the protein product MRLCDTDIERYLDEGIIEIIPRPSNEKITGATVDVRLGNSFRVFREHATPYIDLSGPREEVTAQLHKVMSEEIIIADGEAFFLHPGELALATTLESVTLPDNVVGWLDGRSSLARLGLMVHVTAHRIDPGWQGKIVLEFFNAGKLPLALRPNMAIGALSFEILSGHAAKPYNARKDAKYKNQQSAVSSRINQDD